The Nodosilinea sp. PGN35 genomic interval AAAATTGCAGCGGTGATCCGAGGCCGCCTGGAGGGCCTGCCAGGTGGCAACATCCAGCAGAATTTGGTGTTGACTCGCCCGGCTCATCAGACGGGCGGCGGTGTTGACCGTGTCGCCCAGCACATTGAACTCGCGGCGTCCGCGGGGTTCCCCCAACTCGGCGGCAAATACGGGGCCGTAGGTCAACCCCATGCGACAGGTCATCACCAGGGGTTGGCCCCGGTGTCGGGGCGGTGGTAGCTGAGCGACCAGGGCGCGGATTGCCCGCAGGGTCTCAGCGGCCCGCAGGGGGGCTTCGGGGTCGGGGGCCAGCACGCCAAAATGAATCAATATCTCAGAGCCCACCGAGTGGTAGGTCACCTTTTGCAGAATGCCGCGCCGTCGCTCTACCGCGCCGTTGATCAGGGCAAAGGCGTGGGAAAAGCAGGCGACAATGCCGTCGGTCTCGTCAGGATAGGCCCCATCGACCGCTTCGGGTAGGCCAATTAAATTGACAAAGGCCACCGCCGCCGTCGGAAAAGCTGGGGGAATGCGGCGGGCGGCAGCGGTGTTGACCAGCAGCTGAAGCACCGGGCGCGGCAGATAGCTCGCCAGGGGTTCAATGGTGGCGAGGCTGGTTTGAATTTCGTCAATCAGACCCGGCACGCTGCGGTCAAACAGCAGGGAGCTAGCCGTGCGGCGACGGCTCAGGGTGAGGTCATACTCCCCCAGCGCCTCGGTGCTCAGGTCATCGACCACCAGCCAGCTGCCTCCCAAATTGGGCTCTAGGCCCAGGGCGTGGTCTACCCTTTGCAGGCGATCGCGCCCGGCCTGGCTCAGGCAGACTCGGCCCACCGCTCCAGCTCCCTCGGTCTGTTTGGCTATCAGTACCGACTGCCCCAGCAGTACGTGGGCGCGGCGCAGGGGGGTGCCAATATCTGCCGCCACAAACTGCCCCGGATGAATGCCCAACCGCATGCGCAGCGACAGGGAACCCTGGCTGGTGTCAATGGCCGCAAAATGCGCCATCGCCCGCTGCATGCG includes:
- a CDS encoding adenylate/guanylate cyclase domain-containing protein, which translates into the protein MSCTKSAPDKQWIGAVAELESIERSLRELVPADLYAALWVDPSPKTLGRVFDHLRTLQHSLIDYVPRAVAQQPPLGPQVRHRWHQGTLLFTDLAGFTPLFAASAAAGRAGAETLLALVNDYFAQMVELVSKAGGNLLEFTGDAMLVQFCHEAYQSEGDHGEVLQAIYAGLRMQRAMAHFAAIDTSQGSLSLRMRLGIHPGQFVAADIGTPLRRAHVLLGQSVLIAKQTEGAGAVGRVCLSQAGRDRLQRVDHALGLEPNLGGSWLVVDDLSTEALGEYDLTLSRRRTASSLLFDRSVPGLIDEIQTSLATIEPLASYLPRPVLQLLVNTAAARRIPPAFPTAAVAFVNLIGLPEAVDGAYPDETDGIVACFSHAFALINGAVERRRGILQKVTYHSVGSEILIHFGVLAPDPEAPLRAAETLRAIRALVAQLPPPRHRGQPLVMTCRMGLTYGPVFAAELGEPRGRREFNVLGDTVNTAARLMSRASQHQILLDVATWQALQAASDHRCNFVGELSLKGKATPQPVYSLED